One part of the Macrobrachium nipponense isolate FS-2020 chromosome 38, ASM1510439v2, whole genome shotgun sequence genome encodes these proteins:
- the LOC135209857 gene encoding glutathione S-transferase theta-1-like isoform X1 has translation MATLHHSKIITEMHYYVPSCSAMRYIASKYDKTGQWYPQDLDIRVKVDEYLDWQHTNTRKHGVGYFYNLVLAPIFTKKPVDRDLVNDHKKELARVEREFVSYFLSSKPFIAGNHVTIADLAAACEFEQPQAGGYELSKPITEYLKRVKAAVGPSYDELHKVLYDNMKGKV, from the exons ATGGCTACCCTTCACCATTCTAAGATAATAACTGAAATGCACTATTACGTTCCAag TTGCTCTGCCATGCGGTACATAGCCAGCAAGTACGACAAGACTGGCCAGTGGTATCCACAGGACCTAGACATCAGAGTCAAGGTTGACGAGTACCTGGACTGGCAGCATACAAACACAAGGAAACATGGTGTTGGATACTTCTACAATCTG GTACTCGCTCCAATATTCACCAAAAAGCCAGTGGATCGGGACTTGGTCAACGACCACAAGAAGGAACTGGCACGTGTAGAGAGAGAATTCGTCAGCTATTTTCTAAGTTCGAAACCCTTCATCGCGGGAAATCACGTGACGATCGCTGATCTCGCCGCTGCCTGTGAGTTCGAGCAGCCTCAGGCCGGAGGGTACGAATTGTCCAAGCCCATCACGGAGTACCTGAAGCGAGTCAAAGCCGCGGTAGGACCCTCCTATGACGAACTCCACAAGGTTCTGTATGACAACATGAAAGGTAAAGTGTGA
- the LOC135209857 gene encoding glutathione S-transferase theta-1-like isoform X2, which translates to MRYIASKYDKTGQWYPQDLDIRVKVDEYLDWQHTNTRKHGVGYFYNLVLAPIFTKKPVDRDLVNDHKKELARVEREFVSYFLSSKPFIAGNHVTIADLAAACEFEQPQAGGYELSKPITEYLKRVKAAVGPSYDELHKVLYDNMKGKV; encoded by the exons ATGCGGTACATAGCCAGCAAGTACGACAAGACTGGCCAGTGGTATCCACAGGACCTAGACATCAGAGTCAAGGTTGACGAGTACCTGGACTGGCAGCATACAAACACAAGGAAACATGGTGTTGGATACTTCTACAATCTG GTACTCGCTCCAATATTCACCAAAAAGCCAGTGGATCGGGACTTGGTCAACGACCACAAGAAGGAACTGGCACGTGTAGAGAGAGAATTCGTCAGCTATTTTCTAAGTTCGAAACCCTTCATCGCGGGAAATCACGTGACGATCGCTGATCTCGCCGCTGCCTGTGAGTTCGAGCAGCCTCAGGCCGGAGGGTACGAATTGTCCAAGCCCATCACGGAGTACCTGAAGCGAGTCAAAGCCGCGGTAGGACCCTCCTATGACGAACTCCACAAGGTTCTGTATGACAACATGAAAGGTAAAGTGTGA